The following proteins come from a genomic window of Pseudomonas putida:
- the phnX gene encoding phosphonoacetaldehyde hydrolase — MNYSNPTQLQAAILDWAGTVVDFGSFAPTQIFVEAFAEFDVQVSIEEARGPMGMGKWDHIRTLCDVPEIAERYRKVFGRTPTDDDVTDIYNRFMPLQIEKIAVHSALIPGALDTLTGLRQDGLKIGSCSGYPKVVMDKVVELAAQNGYVADHVVATDETPNGRPWPAQALANVIALGIDDVAACVKVDDTVPGILEGRRAGMWTVALVCSGNALGLTWEGYQALSAEQLESERKRIHALFAGSRPHYLIDTINELPEVVADINRRLAKGEMPQAF; from the coding sequence ATGAACTACAGCAACCCCACCCAGCTGCAAGCCGCCATCCTCGACTGGGCCGGCACCGTTGTCGACTTCGGCTCTTTCGCCCCGACCCAGATCTTCGTCGAAGCCTTCGCCGAGTTCGACGTCCAGGTTTCCATCGAGGAAGCGCGCGGCCCAATGGGCATGGGTAAGTGGGACCATATCCGCACCCTGTGTGACGTGCCGGAAATTGCCGAACGCTATCGCAAGGTGTTCGGTCGCACGCCGACCGATGATGACGTCACTGACATATATAACCGCTTCATGCCGCTGCAGATCGAGAAGATCGCCGTGCATTCAGCACTGATCCCCGGCGCTCTGGACACCCTCACCGGCCTGCGCCAGGACGGCCTGAAAATAGGCTCATGCTCTGGCTACCCGAAAGTGGTGATGGACAAGGTTGTCGAACTGGCAGCACAGAACGGCTATGTCGCCGACCATGTGGTGGCCACCGACGAAACCCCGAACGGCCGCCCGTGGCCGGCACAGGCACTGGCCAACGTGATCGCCCTGGGCATCGACGACGTAGCGGCCTGCGTCAAGGTCGACGACACCGTACCGGGCATCCTCGAAGGCCGTCGTGCCGGTATGTGGACCGTGGCACTGGTGTGCTCGGGCAACGCGCTTGGGCTTACCTGGGAAGGTTACCAGGCATTGAGTGCAGAGCAGCTGGAGAGTGAACGCAAGCGCATTCATGCGCTGTTCGCAGGGTCACGCCCGCACTACCTGATCGACACCATCAACGAACTGCCCGAGGTGGTCGCCGATATCAACCGGCGGTTGGCCAAGGGGGAGATGCCGCAGGCGTTCTGA
- a CDS encoding 2-aminoethylphosphonate--pyruvate transaminase: MSNAPILLTPGPLTTSLRTRQAMLVDWGSWDRDFNQLTASVCEQLLAIIDGSASHHCVPLQGSGTFAVEAAIGTLVPRDGKVLVLINGAYGQRLAKICKVLGRNFSTFETAEDQPTTAADVDRLLAADPSVTHVALIHCETSTGILNPLHEIAQVIKRHGKRLIIDAMSSFGALPIDAREIPFEALIAASGKCLEGVPGMGFVFAEKTALAAAEGNAHSLAMDLHDQHAYMAKTGQWRFTPPTHVIAALHEALLQYAEEGGLPARHQRYADNCKTLLDGMAAIGLRSFLPADIQAPIIVTFHAPNDARYQFKDFYERVKAKGFILYPGKLTQVETFRVGCIGVVGPDGMQAAVNAVADVLREMEVLDI; this comes from the coding sequence ATGAGCAACGCCCCGATCCTGCTGACCCCCGGCCCACTGACCACATCCCTGCGCACCCGACAAGCCATGCTGGTGGACTGGGGCTCCTGGGACCGTGATTTCAACCAGCTGACTGCCAGTGTCTGCGAGCAACTGCTGGCAATCATCGACGGCTCCGCCAGCCACCATTGCGTCCCCCTGCAAGGCAGCGGCACCTTCGCCGTGGAGGCCGCCATCGGCACCCTGGTGCCGCGCGACGGCAAGGTACTGGTGCTGATCAACGGCGCTTACGGCCAGCGCCTGGCGAAAATCTGCAAAGTGCTGGGGCGCAACTTCAGCACTTTCGAAACCGCCGAAGACCAACCGACCACCGCTGCCGACGTCGATCGCCTGCTGGCGGCAGACCCCAGCGTGACCCACGTGGCGCTGATCCACTGCGAAACCAGCACCGGCATCCTCAACCCGCTGCACGAGATCGCTCAGGTGATCAAGCGCCACGGCAAGCGCCTGATCATCGATGCCATGAGCTCGTTCGGCGCCCTGCCGATCGACGCCCGCGAAATCCCCTTCGAGGCACTGATCGCAGCGTCCGGCAAATGCCTGGAAGGCGTCCCCGGGATGGGCTTCGTTTTCGCCGAGAAAACCGCACTGGCAGCCGCCGAGGGCAATGCCCACTCGCTGGCCATGGACCTGCACGACCAGCACGCCTACATGGCCAAGACCGGCCAATGGCGCTTCACCCCACCCACCCATGTGATCGCCGCCCTGCACGAGGCGCTGCTGCAGTACGCCGAGGAAGGTGGCCTGCCGGCGCGCCACCAGCGCTACGCCGACAACTGCAAGACCCTGCTCGATGGCATGGCAGCCATCGGCCTGCGCAGCTTCCTGCCAGCCGACATCCAGGCGCCGATCATCGTCACCTTCCACGCCCCGAATGACGCCCGCTACCAGTTCAAGGACTTCTACGAACGGGTCAAGGCCAAGGGCTTCATCCTCTACCCCGGCAAGTTGACCCAGGTCGAGACCTTCCGCGTCGGCTGCATCGGCGTGGTCGGCCCGGACGGCATGCAAGCTGCTGTGAATGCCGTGGCCGACGTGCTGCGGGAAATGGAAGTACTGGACATCTGA
- the chrR gene encoding class I chromate reductase ChrR (Pseudomonas putida): MSQVYSVAVVVGSLRKDSYNRKVARALSELAPSSLALKIVEIGDLPLYNEDVEAAGVPEPWKRFRDEIRRSDAVLFVTPEYNRSVPGCLKNAIDVGSRPYGQSAWSGKPTAVVSVSPGAIGGFGANHAVRQSLVFLDMPCMQMPEAYIGGAASLFEDSGKLNDKTRPFLQGFIDKFSSWVKLNRAV, translated from the coding sequence ATGAGCCAGGTGTATTCGGTAGCGGTCGTCGTCGGCAGCTTGCGCAAGGATTCGTACAACCGCAAGGTGGCCCGTGCCCTTTCAGAGCTGGCACCGTCCAGTCTTGCCTTGAAAATCGTCGAAATCGGCGATCTGCCACTGTACAACGAGGATGTCGAGGCTGCGGGCGTGCCCGAGCCGTGGAAGCGCTTTCGCGATGAGATCCGGCGCAGCGACGCGGTGCTGTTCGTCACCCCCGAGTACAACCGTTCTGTACCGGGCTGCCTGAAAAATGCCATCGACGTGGGTTCACGTCCCTACGGGCAAAGTGCCTGGAGTGGCAAACCTACGGCGGTGGTGAGCGTTTCGCCCGGAGCCATTGGCGGGTTTGGTGCCAACCATGCGGTGCGGCAGTCGCTGGTGTTTCTCGACATGCCGTGCATGCAGATGCCCGAAGCTTATATCGGTGGTGCGGCCAGCCTTTTCGAGGACAGTGGCAAGCTCAATGACAAGACCCGGCCGTTTCTGCAGGGTTTCATCGACAAGTTCTCCTCTTGGGTGAAGCTGAACAGGGCAGTCTGA